The window ATGGTCATCAGGCTGTAGCCGGCCAAGCGAATTGCACCGTGCATAGAGATATCCTCATTTACCGAACGTGACATTGAGCCCGGCGAACAGCGTGAACTGCAGCAGGCCATCGCCTTTGCGCTCCACGGTCCACTGCGGTTCGATGAAGGCGTTGAGAATATTGGCCCCGGATTTCCACACTTTTCCGCCACACAAATCGAGTGGGATGTAATGGGTGTCGTTCCTTACCGTTTACGACGTAATCTCTTTCCTTTCAAGCCTGTAGGACACGTCTGTTGAAGTTAGCAGCTAACTTCGGGTTAGCCAGTCGGTATGAGGGTGCATTGGATTTTTGAACAAGTTTTCGGAGTTTGTTTGTGTACTGGAGTTAATGCGAATCAGGGGGGGTGGTCGCGGACAAGCTCGCGCCGGTAGGAGCGAGGCTTGCCCACGAAGAACGATGATGCAGTGGTGTTCCGTTTAATGCCCTGAACGGTTCAACGCTTTTTCATCTGCTCGCGAATCCGTTCTTCCTGCTCGCGCAGTTGCGGGGTGAACTCTTCGCCGAAATCTTCGGCCCCATATATAGGGCGAATCTCGATCTCAGCTTCGGTACCCGGCATCGGATTGGGGCAGCGTTTGACCCACTCGATCGCTTCCTCTTTCGACTTGACCTCCCATATCCAATAACCGGCGATCAGCTCCTTGGTTTCGGCGAACGGGCCGTCGATGACCGTGCGTTTTTCGCCCGAGAATCGCACCCGGGCGCCTTTGCTGCTCGGTTGCAGGCCGTCGCACTCAATGAGGATGCCGGCCTTGGTCAGCTCTTCGTTGTAATTGCCCATCGCGGTCATCAGTTCCTCGGTGGGCATAACACCGGCCTCGGAGTCCGGGCTGGCTTTCACAATGATCATGAATCGCATGGTCTTGTCTCCGCTGGATTGTGGGTGATTCGCTGTCTAGTCGAATAACCGGGGCCTGAATCGACAACGCTGACGAAAGTTATTTGTACGCGCCAATCTGTTTTCGACTCGCCGCCTGGATAGCTCTCGACTGTCGGTGTAATGGCCACCCTATAACTATGTACCGCACCGGACCACTGCTCCATCGACATGCTGTGCCCTACAGACAAGGAGTGACTGTATGGCACAACAAGTACATAACGATGGAACGTCAGGAAGTGTCGTCATCCGGTCGGGTCCGCCCGCTTCAAGCGGTGGTTCCGGTGGAGGTGGCGGCGGCGGAGGGGTTTCAGGCGGGTTCGGTAAAACCAGCAAGAAAAAGAAGAAGGCCCGAAAGCGGGCCATAGAGGCCGCTCGTCAGGCAAAGGAAAACGAGCGTGTGCAGGCAGGTATTCAAGCGCAAGCCTTGGCGGCTCAAGCTCAAGCTCAAGCTCAAGCAGCCGCGGCACGGGCTCAGGAGCAATCTCGCGTTCAGGCCTTGCACCAATTTCTCAACGGCCTGGCCCAGCGTCATGACGCTATCAGAACCGAGGTGGACCGAAGTTTTGCGGTTAAGGCCAGTCAACTCGCCCCCTCCCTTGAACATGAAATCTCCGGTGTTCGACGACCGCCGGACAGCGGTTCGAGCGAGCGTTGGCAGCTATACACCATCACCAAGGAAAAAAACGAAATTGACGGGCTGATCGCCCGAAAAACCGCAGAGCTCAATGCAAAGAACGCTGTTGCCAGGTCCTTTGATGGACACGATCCATTCACCCGCACTTCGAACGATTACCTGACGCGACTGGGGGCGTTCGGGCAAGCGCTCAATGACGGTCACCAGATCTGGGAAAGCGCTTACAACGCTGCCCACGAAGTGCGGCTTCTATCCGCGCAGATAAACGCGCTCACGGAAAAATCCAATGCGCTTGCCAGACATCATGCCGAGCAGACCGTTGTCTGGCGTGAGCGGGAAGCGGTGTGGGAGGCGCTCCGTCAGTTTTCCGAGCAGCGCGATGCTCGAGTCCGGTTCAAGCAGCAGGCTGATGAAGACTCTCGCGTCGAACGGGTCAGGCGGGTCAACACGCTGACTGTGCCCATGTCGACAACGGCCGCCGGCGGGATGTTTTTGACCCGTGAGGGTGTGCTCGTTGCTCAGGACGTCGCGGCGGCAATCGAGGCTGCTTCCAGAGCTGCGGGCAGGCTCCTTGGCGATTTTGCTCGCATTGCAGCCAGAACAGGACCGGTATTCGTTACTGCCATGGTGTACTCGCCGACGCTTGGCAATGGCGAGCTGACGCCCGAGCAACGCAGGCGCCTGTTCCATTCAGTCGGCGTGCCGGCGCAATCGCTGGGCCTCGCTGACAGCAGCGTCTTGCAATCGATCGCTGATGCGGGCGGATCGGTTGAAATGGCCTATCGGCTCAAAGCCGAAACGGTGCCGGAAGGCACCGCGATCATCGCCGTCAGTACCGGAGGCGGCATTGACGCACAGGTTCCGGTCGTCAATGCAGTGCTCGATCTTCTGACGGGGGCCTATCACGCCGAGATCCCCGGATATCCCGGCAGGCACTTGCAGTTCACTCCAGACGTCCCCTCTCTTCGGACAACGGCGAGTCAATCCGGATTGGCGGTGATCACTGCGCAGGTCCAGAGCATCCCGGAGGGTGTCGATCTACGCATACAGGATTGCATTGTGTGCGTGCCAGGCCTGCCACCGACTTACTTCTCTTTCGGTTTGCCGGCGATGGGATCTGGTGTCGTCACCGGCATCGGTCAACCCGCCGGCCTTGACTGGTGGAAAACAGCCAGCCAAGCGAGCGGTGCAGCTATCCCGGTACAGATTGGCGATCAGTTCCGTGGCCGGGAAGTCAATTCGTTCGGGGCCTTCGATGAAACGCTGTGGCGAACAGTTGGCGAGTACCCGGCCCTTGTCGCCGAATTCGATGAGGTGAACAAAAAACGCCTCGAGCAAGGCTTTGCACCCTATGCCCCGAAAAACACCTGGGTCGGTGAGCGGCGTGAATTCGAGTTGCGTTATCAAACGCTCGCAGAGCTTGGCGAAAACCCGTTCAACCTCGACAAAATCAGCATTACTACTCCGCAAAGCAGCCAAGGACGGCTGGGCATAACACCGGCAATTTTGCCTTGGCCAATACGTCCTGTTGGCGTCGGTACCTGGATACCCCTCGTTCCACCGGGGATCGAACACCTCGGTCCTACAACTTCACCGGTCATACCGTCGATTCCTGCGGTTTATCCCGGTACTCCGGCCATCCCGGTCCTACCTCAAAACGAGACGTTTCCGGCTGTTGATCAAGGTCTGGTCGGTGGCAGTATTCCCGGGTTCCCGGCGGACATGGAGTTGCCTTCGTCGGATGTTCTGTTTCTTGACCGGCGGGATGATCCGGGTGTCGCAACCGGGGTTGGGCAGTCGGTGTCAGGAGTCTGGCTGGGTGCAGCCGCTCGTGGGGAGGGAGCGCCTATTCCTTCGCATATTGCGGATCAGTTAAGAGGACGGGAGTTTGCTAACTTTCATCGATTCAGGGAGGCTTTTTGGAAGGCAGTGGCCGCTGACTTAACTTTAAGTACTCAATTCCATGCCACAAATTTAAGGTTTCTGCGCAAGGGCACTGCGCCATTTCCTATCGGAAATGATCAGTACGGAGGTCGAGTGAAATACGAGCTCCATCATCAGATAGAGATTGCGCAAGGAGGGGCGGTGTACGACATGGATAACATTGTCGTAATGACGCCGAGACGACACGTTCTCGTACATAAGGGTGGTCAGCACCTATGAAAAACTATTCACGTATCGAAGATTACACAGAGTCTGAGTTTCTGGAATTTCTTAGAGAACTATTTGATGGTGGAGAGGATTTGACGGCTGATGAGTTTGATCAATACATGATCGAGCGCATCAAGCATTTCGAGACGATCACAGAACACCCAGACCGCTCAG is drawn from Pseudomonas sp. 31-12 and contains these coding sequences:
- a CDS encoding bacteriocin immunity protein, giving the protein MKNYSRIEDYTESEFLEFLRELFDGGEDLTADEFDQYMIERIKHFETITEHPDRSDVIFYPKEGQEDSPEGILKAVKEWRALNNKPGFKPE
- a CDS encoding S-type pyocin domain-containing protein, with product MAQQVHNDGTSGSVVIRSGPPASSGGSGGGGGGGGVSGGFGKTSKKKKKARKRAIEAARQAKENERVQAGIQAQALAAQAQAQAQAAAARAQEQSRVQALHQFLNGLAQRHDAIRTEVDRSFAVKASQLAPSLEHEISGVRRPPDSGSSERWQLYTITKEKNEIDGLIARKTAELNAKNAVARSFDGHDPFTRTSNDYLTRLGAFGQALNDGHQIWESAYNAAHEVRLLSAQINALTEKSNALARHHAEQTVVWREREAVWEALRQFSEQRDARVRFKQQADEDSRVERVRRVNTLTVPMSTTAAGGMFLTREGVLVAQDVAAAIEAASRAAGRLLGDFARIAARTGPVFVTAMVYSPTLGNGELTPEQRRRLFHSVGVPAQSLGLADSSVLQSIADAGGSVEMAYRLKAETVPEGTAIIAVSTGGGIDAQVPVVNAVLDLLTGAYHAEIPGYPGRHLQFTPDVPSLRTTASQSGLAVITAQVQSIPEGVDLRIQDCIVCVPGLPPTYFSFGLPAMGSGVVTGIGQPAGLDWWKTASQASGAAIPVQIGDQFRGREVNSFGAFDETLWRTVGEYPALVAEFDEVNKKRLEQGFAPYAPKNTWVGERREFELRYQTLAELGENPFNLDKISITTPQSSQGRLGITPAILPWPIRPVGVGTWIPLVPPGIEHLGPTTSPVIPSIPAVYPGTPAIPVLPQNETFPAVDQGLVGGSIPGFPADMELPSSDVLFLDRRDDPGVATGVGQSVSGVWLGAAARGEGAPIPSHIADQLRGREFANFHRFREAFWKAVAADLTLSTQFHATNLRFLRKGTAPFPIGNDQYGGRVKYELHHQIEIAQGGAVYDMDNIVVMTPRRHVLVHKGGQHL
- a CDS encoding YciI family protein; amino-acid sequence: MRFMIIVKASPDSEAGVMPTEELMTAMGNYNEELTKAGILIECDGLQPSSKGARVRFSGEKRTVIDGPFAETKELIAGYWIWEVKSKEEAIEWVKRCPNPMPGTEAEIEIRPIYGAEDFGEEFTPQLREQEERIREQMKKR